One Mycolicibacterium goodii genomic region harbors:
- a CDS encoding molybdopterin-binding oxidoreductase gives MILGRAVSHAVRLLVFTTVSTLAMLAGTGAAAAEPRTFTDLTVRGDVGAPLTLTRDALGALPHRTQEATFATHDGPQHHTYTGALLSDVIAPAHPTGGPTVEHPLLTVAVVATGADGYAATLSWGDIDPAVTPAPALVAWMQDGVGLDAPRLVVPGDLTGARYVSELRELRVAQLA, from the coding sequence ATGATCCTCGGGAGGGCTGTCTCGCACGCGGTCCGGCTGCTCGTGTTCACGACCGTTTCGACGCTGGCGATGCTCGCCGGGACGGGCGCCGCGGCCGCCGAACCCCGCACGTTCACGGACCTGACGGTCAGAGGTGATGTCGGCGCGCCGCTGACGCTGACACGCGATGCCCTGGGCGCGCTGCCGCACCGCACTCAGGAAGCGACGTTCGCCACGCATGACGGCCCGCAGCACCACACCTACACCGGGGCCCTGCTGAGCGACGTGATCGCGCCCGCGCACCCGACGGGCGGCCCCACCGTCGAGCACCCGCTGCTCACGGTCGCGGTGGTCGCCACGGGCGCCGACGGTTACGCCGCGACGCTGTCGTGGGGTGACATCGATCCGGCCGTGACACCTGCGCCCGCCTTGGTGGCGTGGATGCAGGACGGGGTCGGCCTCGACGCACCGCGACTGGTGGTGCCGGGCGACCTGACCGGTGCCCGCTATGTCAGCGAGCTGCGCGAGCTGCGGGTGGCGCAGCTCGCGTGA
- a CDS encoding LLM class F420-dependent oxidoreductase, with translation MRFAFKTSPQNTTWADMLAIWKAADDIDVFESGWTFDHFYPIFSDSSGPCLEGWTTLTALAQATERLRVGVLVTGIHYRHPAVLANMAAALDIISNGRLELGIGAGWNEEESGAYGIELGSIKERFDRFEEACEVLKGLLSQETTTFDGKFYQLKDARNEPKGPQQPHPPFCIGGSGEKRTLRITAKYADHWNFVGGTPEEFARKRDVLAAHCADLGRDPKEITLSAHVRLGEDRDYAKVIDEAAALGAEGLDLAIVYLPPPYDPAVLEPLAQAIRDSGQLTAA, from the coding sequence GTGCGATTCGCTTTCAAGACATCACCGCAGAACACGACATGGGCCGACATGCTGGCAATCTGGAAGGCGGCCGACGACATCGACGTCTTCGAGTCGGGCTGGACGTTCGACCACTTCTATCCGATCTTCTCCGACTCCTCGGGCCCGTGCCTGGAGGGCTGGACGACGCTGACGGCGCTCGCACAGGCCACCGAGCGGCTCCGCGTCGGCGTCCTGGTCACCGGCATCCACTACCGCCACCCGGCGGTGCTGGCCAACATGGCCGCGGCCCTCGACATCATCTCCAACGGACGCCTCGAGCTCGGCATCGGTGCGGGCTGGAACGAGGAGGAATCCGGCGCCTACGGCATCGAACTCGGCTCGATCAAGGAGCGTTTCGACCGGTTCGAGGAGGCCTGTGAGGTGCTCAAGGGCCTGCTCTCTCAGGAGACCACGACGTTCGACGGCAAGTTCTACCAGCTCAAGGACGCGCGCAACGAGCCCAAGGGGCCGCAGCAGCCGCATCCGCCGTTCTGCATCGGCGGCAGCGGCGAGAAGCGGACCCTGCGCATCACCGCGAAGTACGCCGACCACTGGAACTTCGTCGGCGGCACCCCCGAGGAGTTCGCCCGCAAGCGCGACGTGCTCGCGGCGCACTGCGCCGACCTGGGCCGTGACCCCAAGGAGATCACCCTTTCGGCGCATGTGCGTCTCGGCGAAGACCGCGACTACGCCAAGGTGATCGACGAGGCAGCGGCACTGGGTGCGGAGGGTCTGGACCTCGCGATCGTCTACCTCCCGCCGCCCTACGACCCGGCCGTGCTCGAACCGCTCGCCCAGGCCATCAGGGACTCGGGTCAGCTGACGGCCGCCTGA
- a CDS encoding NAD-dependent succinate-semialdehyde dehydrogenase produces MTQYAVTDPATAEVVATYPTATDAEVEAAIEAAAKTGRTWAKSTTVADRAALIRRVAELHEERREQLADVIVREMGKPRDQSLGEVDFCAAIYRYYADNAEKFLADEPIELLEGKGSAVIKRSPIGVLLGIMPWNYPYYQVARFAGPNLVVGNTILLKHAPQCPESAELLQLLFLEAGFPQGAYVDIRATNEQVADIIADPRVAAVSLTGSERAGAAVAEIAGRNLKKCVLELGGSDPFIVLSTDDLDATVQAAVDGRMENTGQACNAAKRFIVSESIYDDFLTKFTEKLLAAGEGIAPLSSEQAAARLEDQVKSAVEAGANLTAAGERKGAFFPPAVLTGVTEDNPVYRQELFGPVAVVYKAGSEEEAVQIANDTPFGLGSYVFTTDSDQAARVADKIEAGMVFVNAVGAEGAELPFGGVKRSGFGRELGRYGIDEFVNKKLIRVVN; encoded by the coding sequence ATGACCCAATATGCAGTCACTGATCCGGCGACCGCCGAGGTCGTCGCCACCTATCCGACCGCGACCGACGCCGAGGTGGAGGCTGCGATCGAGGCTGCTGCCAAGACCGGCCGCACCTGGGCCAAGAGCACGACCGTCGCGGACCGCGCCGCGCTGATCCGCAGGGTGGCCGAGCTGCACGAGGAGCGTCGCGAGCAGCTCGCCGACGTCATCGTCCGCGAGATGGGCAAGCCGCGGGATCAGTCGCTGGGCGAGGTCGACTTCTGCGCGGCCATCTACCGGTACTACGCCGACAATGCCGAGAAGTTCCTGGCCGACGAGCCGATCGAACTGCTCGAGGGCAAGGGCAGCGCCGTGATCAAGCGCTCGCCCATCGGTGTGCTGCTCGGCATCATGCCGTGGAACTACCCGTATTACCAGGTGGCCCGCTTCGCCGGCCCGAACCTGGTGGTGGGCAACACGATCCTGCTCAAGCACGCGCCGCAGTGCCCCGAATCGGCCGAGCTGCTGCAGCTGCTGTTCCTGGAGGCCGGGTTCCCGCAGGGCGCCTACGTCGACATCCGTGCCACCAACGAGCAGGTCGCCGACATCATCGCCGACCCGCGCGTGGCCGCGGTATCGCTGACCGGTTCCGAGCGCGCGGGTGCCGCGGTCGCCGAGATTGCCGGGCGCAACCTCAAGAAGTGCGTGCTCGAACTCGGCGGTTCCGATCCGTTCATCGTGTTGTCGACCGATGATCTCGACGCGACCGTGCAGGCCGCCGTCGACGGCCGCATGGAGAACACCGGGCAGGCCTGCAACGCCGCCAAGCGGTTCATCGTCAGCGAGAGCATCTACGACGACTTCCTCACGAAGTTCACCGAGAAGCTGCTCGCAGCGGGTGAGGGCATCGCGCCGCTGTCGTCGGAGCAGGCCGCGGCCCGGCTCGAAGATCAGGTGAAATCGGCCGTCGAGGCCGGCGCCAATCTGACGGCGGCCGGCGAGCGCAAGGGCGCGTTCTTCCCGCCCGCGGTGCTCACGGGCGTGACCGAGGACAACCCGGTCTACCGCCAGGAACTGTTCGGGCCTGTGGCGGTGGTCTACAAGGCCGGTTCCGAGGAGGAGGCCGTCCAGATCGCCAACGACACGCCGTTCGGTCTCGGCTCGTACGTGTTCACCACCGACTCCGACCAGGCCGCCCGGGTGGCCGACAAGATCGAGGCAGGCATGGTGTTCGTCAACGCGGTCGGCGCCGAGGGTGCCGAACTGCCGTTCGGTGGCGTCAAGCGGTCCGGCTTCGGTCGTGAGCTCGGCCGGTACGGCATCGACGAGTTCGTCAACAAGAAGCTGATCCGCGTCGTCAACTAG
- a CDS encoding SulP family inorganic anion transporter, with protein MTVLANLARLLPHKNDYADLPRTWRQDVLAGITVGVVALPLALAFGISSGVGAAAGLITAVVAGLVAAVFGGSHVQVSGPTGAMAVVLAPIVAEHGLGSIALVTVLAGLLVLAAGVTGLGRAVTFIPWPVIEGFTLGIAAIIFLQQVPAALAQQAPAGERTLLAAFTVLRNADWAEAAKTLAVVGVVAVLMIVLPRVHSGIPASLTAVIVATVLVVVLHIPVAAIGELPSHLPAPVLPHVDVSTLRTMFSAALAIAALAAIESLLSARVAATMSPTGPYDPDRELVGQGLASVASGAFGGMPATGAIARTAVNVRSGAGTRLSAIVHSLVLLAVVYLATGPVSAIPLSALAGVLMVTSFRMISATTVRKIVRSTRSDALIFALTAVITVCFDLIEAVEIGILVAAFFALRSVARRSSVVREELPGPRRPGDDQIALLRLDGAMFFGAAERISNAITDAEHPHVSVVIIRMSQLGMLDATGAHTLAEITTELESRGITVIIKGVRPEHMDLLANVGVFESLRHENHLLDSLDDAVAHARTHVARQPH; from the coding sequence ATGACCGTGCTCGCCAATCTCGCCCGTCTGCTGCCCCACAAGAACGACTACGCCGATCTGCCGCGCACGTGGCGCCAGGATGTCCTCGCCGGGATCACCGTCGGGGTCGTCGCGCTGCCACTCGCGCTGGCCTTCGGCATCTCCTCCGGCGTCGGCGCCGCCGCGGGTCTGATCACGGCCGTGGTGGCCGGTCTGGTCGCCGCGGTCTTCGGCGGATCGCACGTCCAGGTGTCCGGGCCCACGGGTGCGATGGCCGTGGTGCTCGCGCCGATCGTCGCCGAGCACGGCCTGGGCAGCATCGCGCTGGTGACGGTGCTGGCGGGTCTGCTGGTGCTCGCGGCCGGGGTCACCGGCCTGGGCCGCGCGGTGACGTTCATCCCGTGGCCGGTGATCGAGGGGTTCACACTCGGCATCGCGGCCATCATCTTCCTGCAGCAGGTGCCCGCGGCGCTGGCGCAGCAGGCCCCCGCCGGTGAGCGCACACTGCTCGCCGCGTTCACCGTGCTGAGGAACGCCGACTGGGCCGAGGCCGCGAAAACCCTTGCGGTCGTTGGTGTTGTCGCGGTGCTGATGATCGTCCTGCCGAGGGTGCACAGCGGGATACCGGCCTCGCTGACCGCCGTGATCGTCGCGACCGTACTCGTGGTGGTGCTGCACATCCCGGTCGCGGCGATCGGTGAACTGCCGTCGCATCTGCCCGCGCCGGTGCTGCCGCACGTCGACGTGAGCACGCTGCGCACGATGTTCAGCGCGGCACTGGCCATCGCCGCACTGGCCGCCATCGAGTCGCTGCTGTCGGCACGCGTGGCCGCGACGATGTCGCCGACGGGACCCTACGACCCGGACCGCGAACTCGTCGGGCAGGGCCTGGCGTCGGTGGCCTCCGGCGCCTTCGGCGGTATGCCCGCCACGGGCGCGATCGCGCGCACGGCCGTCAACGTGCGTTCCGGTGCTGGGACGCGGCTTTCGGCCATCGTGCACTCGCTGGTCCTGCTGGCGGTGGTCTACCTGGCCACCGGCCCGGTGTCGGCGATCCCGCTTTCCGCGCTGGCCGGGGTGCTGATGGTGACGTCGTTCCGGATGATCTCGGCGACGACGGTCCGCAAGATCGTCCGCTCCACGCGGTCGGACGCCTTGATCTTCGCGCTGACGGCGGTGATCACGGTGTGCTTCGACCTGATCGAGGCCGTCGAGATCGGCATCCTGGTGGCGGCGTTCTTCGCGCTGCGCTCGGTGGCCCGCCGCAGCAGTGTGGTGCGTGAGGAGCTTCCCGGGCCACGCCGCCCCGGCGACGATCAGATCGCGCTGCTGCGCCTCGACGGCGCGATGTTCTTCGGTGCGGCCGAGCGCATCTCGAACGCGATCACCGACGCCGAGCACCCCCACGTATCCGTTGTCATCATCCGGATGTCGCAACTGGGGATGCTCGACGCGACCGGCGCGCACACGCTGGCCGAGATCACCACCGAACTCGAGTCGCGCGGAATCACCGTGATCATCAAGGGCGTGCGGCCCGAGCACATGGACCTGTTGGCGAATGTCGGTGTGTTCGAGTCACTTCGGCACGAGAACCATCTGCTCGATTCACTCGACGACGCCGTCGCACATGCCCGGACCCACGTGGCCCGGCAGCCGCACTAG
- a CDS encoding ArsR/SmtB family transcription factor, which produces MPHNFLGSPEQPLYEIKANLFKALAHPARIRILEILSASSEPTPVSAILAETDIEPTLLSQHLAVLKRHHVVSGKRSGNAVFYELAHPKISELLLIARTFLADTLGAQRDQLAAMRSLPPIGKKPAGKKK; this is translated from the coding sequence GTGCCGCACAACTTCCTGGGCAGCCCGGAGCAGCCGCTTTATGAGATCAAGGCGAACCTGTTCAAGGCGCTCGCCCATCCCGCGCGCATAAGGATCCTCGAAATCCTATCCGCCAGTTCAGAACCCACGCCGGTCAGTGCGATCCTCGCCGAAACCGACATCGAACCGACACTGCTGTCGCAGCACCTCGCCGTGCTCAAGCGCCACCACGTGGTCAGCGGTAAGCGATCAGGCAACGCGGTGTTCTACGAACTGGCCCACCCGAAGATCTCCGAACTCCTGCTCATCGCCCGCACCTTCCTGGCCGACACCCTCGGCGCGCAGCGGGACCAGTTGGCCGCTATGCGCTCACTACCGCCCATCGGGAAGAAACCCGCCGGGAAGAAGAAATGA
- a CDS encoding thiol-disulfide oxidoreductase DCC family protein encodes MGGVLYFDGNCGMCTRSVHALASRQRTGDLQIAPIQKAGTAALLGVDDQTMTGAAWWLDHTGAVYRGAEAVNAAVSAGYGSRIPLWVYRAPGIRQLEDAVYRWIAAHRYRFPGATPHCTARPGDC; translated from the coding sequence ATGGGCGGAGTCCTGTACTTCGACGGCAACTGCGGGATGTGTACACGCAGCGTGCATGCGCTGGCGAGCCGGCAGCGCACCGGTGACCTGCAGATCGCGCCGATCCAGAAGGCCGGCACCGCTGCGCTGCTCGGTGTCGACGACCAGACGATGACCGGCGCCGCGTGGTGGCTGGATCACACCGGCGCCGTGTACCGCGGGGCGGAGGCCGTCAACGCCGCGGTCTCGGCGGGCTACGGGTCGCGCATCCCGCTGTGGGTCTACCGCGCTCCGGGCATCAGGCAACTGGAGGATGCGGTGTACCGATGGATCGCGGCACACCGCTACCGGTTCCCGGGCGCCACGCCGCACTGTACGGCGCGGCCCGGGGACTGTTGA
- a CDS encoding PHP domain-containing protein → MDPVIALRQIAYYKDRAREDPRRVMAYRNAADIVEGLSEAQRDRLGATNGWQSLPGIGPKTAKVIAQAWAGREPDALVELRESAADLGGGDIRSALRGDLHVHSNWSDGSAPIEEMMMAARDLGHEYCALTDHSPRLKIANGLSPDRLREQLDVIDELRETVAPMRILTGIEVDILEDGSLDQEPELLERLDVVVASVHSKLAMDEAAMTRRMIKAVTNPHTDVLGHCTGRLVTGGRGMRPESKFDAEKVFTACRDSGTAVEINSRPERRDPPTRLLNLALEIGCLFSIDTDSHAPGQLEFLGYGAQRALDAGVPVERIVNAWPADQLLEWAAT, encoded by the coding sequence ATGGATCCGGTCATCGCTCTGCGCCAGATCGCCTATTACAAGGACCGCGCGCGGGAAGACCCGCGCAGGGTGATGGCATACCGCAACGCGGCCGACATCGTCGAGGGGCTGTCCGAAGCCCAGCGTGACCGGCTGGGGGCCACGAACGGCTGGCAGTCATTGCCCGGGATCGGCCCGAAAACCGCGAAGGTGATCGCGCAGGCCTGGGCCGGGCGTGAGCCCGATGCGCTCGTCGAGTTGCGTGAGAGCGCAGCCGATCTCGGTGGTGGCGATATCCGGTCGGCGCTGCGTGGTGACCTGCACGTGCACTCGAACTGGTCGGACGGATCCGCGCCGATCGAGGAAATGATGATGGCCGCAAGGGATCTCGGCCACGAGTACTGCGCACTGACCGACCACTCGCCGCGGTTGAAGATCGCCAACGGACTCTCGCCGGACCGGCTGCGTGAGCAACTCGACGTCATCGACGAACTGCGCGAAACCGTGGCGCCCATGCGGATCCTCACCGGCATCGAGGTCGACATCCTGGAAGACGGTTCGCTCGACCAGGAACCCGAGCTACTGGAGCGCCTCGACGTCGTGGTGGCCAGCGTGCACTCGAAACTGGCGATGGACGAGGCCGCGATGACACGGCGAATGATCAAGGCCGTCACCAACCCGCACACCGACGTCCTCGGCCACTGCACGGGCCGGCTGGTGACCGGTGGCCGTGGTATGCGGCCGGAATCGAAGTTCGACGCCGAGAAGGTGTTCACCGCGTGCCGGGACTCGGGCACTGCGGTCGAGATCAATTCGCGCCCTGAGCGGCGCGATCCGCCGACCCGGTTGCTCAACCTCGCGCTGGAGATCGGCTGCCTGTTCAGCATCGACACCGACTCCCACGCGCCGGGCCAGCTCGAGTTCCTCGGCTACGGTGCCCAACGCGCGCTGGACGCCGGCGTGCCGGTAGAGCGCATCGTCAACGCGTGGCCCGCCGACCAGTTGCTGGAGTGGGCGGCGACCTGA
- a CDS encoding YiaA/YiaB family inner membrane protein yields MNALTDTTRVTAAFFMQAAIAFGVSLVGLLGGILFLPIDMWQRMFLAMSALFVVTSAFTLAKVIRDQHEAAIVRVRLDEARMEKLLAEHDPFGA; encoded by the coding sequence ATGAACGCACTCACCGATACCACCAGGGTCACGGCCGCATTCTTCATGCAGGCCGCCATCGCCTTCGGCGTGAGCCTCGTCGGACTGCTCGGCGGAATCCTTTTCCTGCCGATCGACATGTGGCAGCGCATGTTCCTCGCCATGTCCGCACTGTTCGTGGTCACCAGCGCCTTCACGCTTGCCAAGGTGATCCGCGATCAGCACGAGGCCGCCATCGTCCGCGTGCGCCTGGACGAGGCTCGCATGGAAAAGCTTCTGGCCGAGCATGATCCGTTCGGCGCCTGA
- the dinB gene encoding DNA polymerase IV, protein MFVSGAETASILHADLDSFYASVEQRDDPALRGRPVIVGGGVVLAASYEAKAYGVRTAMSGGQARALCPQAIVVPPRMAAYTQASRDVFAVFHDTTPLVEPLSVDEAFLDVSGLARVSGTPVEIAARLRAQVREQVGLPITVGIARTKFLAKVASQVGKPDGLLLVPPDRELAFLRPLPVRRLWGVGAKTAEKLRAHGIETVADVAELSEATLGSMVGGAMGRQLFALSRNIDRRRVTPGVRRSSVGAQRALGRRGNSMSAAEVDAVVMNLVDRITRRMRAAGRTGRTVVLRLRFNDFGRATRSHTMPRATASTDVILGAARELVASAAPLIAERGLTLIGFAVSNIDRGGSQQLELPFAEQPDPVAIDSAIDQVRQRFGNAVLTRGVLVGRDPGLEMPMLPD, encoded by the coding sequence ATGTTCGTGTCCGGTGCGGAAACTGCCAGCATCCTGCACGCTGACCTCGACTCGTTCTACGCCTCGGTCGAGCAGCGCGATGATCCGGCGCTGCGCGGACGTCCGGTGATCGTCGGCGGTGGGGTGGTCCTCGCGGCCAGTTACGAGGCCAAGGCCTACGGCGTCCGCACGGCCATGAGCGGCGGCCAGGCCCGTGCCCTTTGCCCGCAGGCCATCGTGGTCCCGCCGCGCATGGCGGCCTACACACAGGCCAGCCGTGACGTGTTCGCGGTCTTCCACGACACCACCCCGCTGGTGGAACCGCTGTCGGTGGACGAGGCGTTCCTCGACGTGTCCGGGCTGGCTCGGGTGTCGGGCACGCCGGTGGAGATCGCCGCGCGCCTGCGCGCACAGGTCCGCGAGCAGGTCGGGCTGCCGATCACCGTGGGCATCGCGCGCACCAAGTTCCTGGCGAAGGTCGCCAGCCAAGTGGGCAAGCCCGACGGCTTGCTCCTCGTGCCGCCGGACCGCGAACTGGCGTTCCTGCGTCCGCTTCCGGTCCGTCGGCTGTGGGGTGTCGGCGCCAAGACCGCCGAGAAACTGCGCGCCCACGGCATCGAGACGGTGGCCGACGTCGCAGAACTGTCGGAGGCCACGTTGGGCAGCATGGTCGGCGGCGCGATGGGTCGTCAGCTGTTCGCGTTGTCGCGCAACATCGATCGCCGCCGGGTCACCCCGGGGGTGCGACGCAGTTCGGTCGGCGCCCAACGCGCGCTGGGCCGGCGCGGCAACTCCATGTCCGCCGCCGAGGTCGACGCCGTCGTCATGAACCTCGTCGACCGCATCACGCGCCGCATGCGCGCGGCAGGACGCACCGGCCGCACTGTCGTGTTGCGACTGCGGTTCAACGACTTCGGGCGCGCCACGCGGTCGCACACCATGCCGCGGGCCACCGCGTCGACCGATGTCATCCTCGGCGCCGCGCGCGAACTCGTCGCCTCGGCCGCACCGCTGATCGCCGAGCGCGGGCTCACGCTCATCGGTTTCGCGGTGTCCAACATCGACCGCGGCGGCAGCCAGCAGCTGGAGCTGCCGTTCGCCGAACAACCGGACCCGGTCGCGATCGATTCGGCCATCGACCAGGTGCGTCAGCGGTTCGGCAACGCCGTGCTCACCCGCGGCGTGCTGGTCGGCCGCGACCCGGGCCTGGAGATGCCCATGCTGCCGGACTAG
- a CDS encoding TetR/AcrR family transcriptional regulator, whose translation MTSASQTRAPRGRRSARPSGDDREAAILATAQRLLETKKFADISVDDLARGAGISRPTFYFYFPSKEAVLLSLLDPLIKRADSGFDNAVESMPADPQRAIRRGIEIFFNSFGSHPATARAGSEAINSSPEFKEFWAGLMQKWIAATAALITAERERGAAPDTIPALDLATSLNLMNERTMMAALSDERPNVAPEKVVDTLTHIWLNSIYGTLPVGTA comes from the coding sequence GTGACCAGCGCCAGCCAAACCCGTGCACCCCGTGGCCGCCGTTCGGCACGCCCGTCAGGTGACGACCGGGAAGCCGCGATCCTGGCGACGGCCCAACGCCTGCTGGAAACCAAGAAGTTCGCCGACATCTCGGTCGATGACCTGGCCAGGGGCGCCGGGATCTCCCGGCCGACGTTCTACTTCTATTTCCCGTCGAAGGAAGCCGTGTTGCTGTCGCTGCTCGATCCGCTGATCAAGCGCGCCGACTCGGGCTTCGACAACGCCGTGGAGAGCATGCCCGCCGATCCGCAGCGGGCGATCCGTCGCGGCATCGAGATCTTCTTCAACTCGTTCGGGTCACATCCCGCCACGGCCCGCGCGGGCTCCGAGGCGATCAACAGCAGCCCGGAGTTCAAGGAGTTCTGGGCCGGCCTGATGCAGAAGTGGATCGCCGCGACCGCGGCCCTGATCACCGCCGAGCGCGAACGGGGCGCGGCCCCGGACACGATCCCCGCGCTCGACCTGGCGACGTCGCTGAACCTGATGAACGAGCGGACGATGATGGCGGCGCTGTCGGACGAGCGACCCAACGTCGCGCCCGAGAAGGTCGTCGACACCCTCACCCACATCTGGCTCAACAGCATCTACGGCACCTTGCCCGTCGGAACGGCGTAA
- a CDS encoding flavin-containing monooxygenase: protein MTEHFDVVIVGAGISGISTAWHLQNRCPTKSYVILERRANIGGTWDLFKYPGIRSDSDMFTLGFRFKPWTSAKSIADGPSIWNYINEAAQENGIDKHIRTDHRVLNADWSDAENRWTITVETGGEQKQITAAFLSVCSGYYNYDQGYSPEFPGAEDFAGQIIHPQHWPEDLDYAGKKIVVIGSGATAVTLIPSLVKGGAGHVTMLQRSPTYIGSLPLVDPVAEKANKYLPKNAAHFVNRWKAIAFSTAQYQLARKFPGYMRKTLMTMAQRRLPDGYDVQKHFGPRYNPWDERLCLAPNGDLFKTIKAGKADVVTDTIDRFTETGIKLASGEELAADIIITATGLNMQLFGGASLTRNGEEVDLTKTMTYKGLMLSGVPNMAITFGYTNASWTLKADLVSEFICRVLNYMDANGFDRVEPQHPGGEVDELPFMDFNPGYFRRAMDSLPKSGSRAPWRLKQNYFFDLRMIRYDKVDEESLHFTKHRAAVSASTS, encoded by the coding sequence ATGACCGAACACTTCGACGTTGTGATCGTCGGCGCAGGGATCTCCGGCATCAGCACGGCCTGGCATCTTCAGAACCGCTGCCCGACGAAGAGCTACGTGATCCTGGAGCGCCGTGCCAACATCGGCGGCACCTGGGACCTGTTCAAATACCCCGGCATCCGCTCGGACTCCGACATGTTCACCCTCGGCTTCCGGTTCAAGCCGTGGACATCGGCCAAATCGATCGCCGACGGACCGTCGATCTGGAACTACATCAACGAGGCCGCGCAGGAAAACGGCATCGACAAGCACATCCGGACCGACCACCGGGTGCTGAACGCCGACTGGTCGGACGCCGAGAACCGCTGGACGATCACCGTCGAGACCGGCGGCGAACAGAAGCAGATCACCGCGGCGTTCCTGTCGGTGTGCAGCGGCTACTACAACTACGACCAGGGGTACTCGCCTGAGTTCCCGGGCGCCGAGGACTTCGCCGGTCAGATCATCCACCCGCAGCACTGGCCCGAGGATCTCGACTACGCCGGCAAGAAGATCGTCGTCATCGGGTCGGGTGCCACCGCCGTGACGCTGATCCCGTCGCTGGTGAAGGGCGGGGCCGGGCACGTCACGATGCTGCAGCGGTCACCGACCTACATCGGGTCGCTGCCGCTGGTGGACCCGGTCGCCGAGAAGGCCAACAAGTACCTGCCGAAGAACGCGGCGCACTTCGTCAACCGGTGGAAGGCCATCGCGTTCAGCACGGCGCAGTACCAACTGGCGCGCAAGTTCCCCGGCTACATGCGCAAGACGCTGATGACCATGGCCCAGCGCCGGTTGCCCGACGGGTACGACGTGCAGAAGCACTTCGGTCCGCGCTACAACCCGTGGGATGAGAGGTTGTGCCTGGCACCCAATGGTGACCTGTTCAAGACCATCAAGGCGGGCAAGGCCGACGTCGTCACCGACACGATCGACCGGTTCACCGAGACGGGCATCAAGCTCGCCTCCGGCGAGGAACTGGCGGCCGACATCATCATCACCGCAACAGGTTTGAACATGCAACTGTTCGGCGGCGCGAGTCTGACCCGCAACGGTGAAGAGGTCGACCTGACCAAGACCATGACCTACAAGGGGCTGATGCTCTCGGGCGTGCCGAACATGGCGATCACCTTCGGCTACACCAACGCCTCCTGGACGCTCAAGGCCGACCTGGTGTCGGAGTTCATCTGCCGTGTGCTGAACTACATGGACGCCAACGGGTTTGACCGCGTCGAGCCGCAGCATCCCGGTGGGGAGGTCGACGAACTGCCGTTCATGGACTTCAACCCCGGGTACTTCCGCCGCGCCATGGACAGCCTGCCCAAGTCCGGATCGAGGGCCCCCTGGCGGCTCAAGCAGAACTACTTCTTCGATCTGCGCATGATCCGCTACGACAAGGTCGACGAGGAGTCGCTGCACTTCACCAAACACCGTGCAGCAGTGTCGGCTTCCACGTCCTGA
- the rraA gene encoding ribonuclease E activity regulator RraA: protein MSIEPRATADLVDEIYPDVRSCDLQLQNYGGKTMFAGRITTVRCFQDNALLKSILSTPGNGGVLVVDGDGSLHTALVGDIIAGLAADNGWSGVIVNGAVRDAAALRTIDVGIKALGTNPRKGTKTGEGERDVEVSFGGVTFIPGDIAYCDEDGIVVVSP from the coding sequence GTGAGTATCGAACCCCGCGCCACCGCCGACCTTGTCGACGAGATCTATCCCGACGTCCGCAGCTGTGACTTGCAATTGCAGAACTACGGCGGGAAGACCATGTTCGCAGGCCGGATCACCACGGTGCGCTGCTTCCAGGACAACGCGCTGCTGAAGTCGATCCTGTCGACGCCGGGAAACGGCGGGGTGCTCGTGGTCGACGGCGACGGTTCCCTGCACACCGCGCTGGTGGGCGACATCATCGCGGGCCTGGCGGCCGACAACGGCTGGTCCGGTGTGATCGTGAACGGTGCGGTGCGCGACGCCGCCGCGCTGCGCACCATCGACGTCGGCATCAAGGCACTCGGCACCAACCCCCGCAAGGGCACCAAGACCGGCGAGGGCGAACGCGACGTCGAGGTCAGCTTCGGCGGCGTGACCTTCATCCCCGGCGACATCGCCTACTGCGACGAGGACGGCATCGTCGTCGTCAGCCCCTAG